The Amycolatopsis mongoliensis genome includes a window with the following:
- a CDS encoding phosphatase PAP2 family protein, producing the protein MAVIISEVRPATPPAGRHALVTRAVSRTAVLAASAAGFAFAFVAAYLLFVRTEAGRGVENGVVRSAQTAGTTVEWANPLRDTDLVVVLGGVAVLLVVIALARRRFALGVTALLMLAAPLVVAQLLKLYVLDRPSTGERFGVASHNSFPSGHVSAAMAVLVALAIVLPRRFRPQALVAGGVGVAWVSAAAVALGWHRLSDTVGGCLLVAAVTCAGAAVVSARRPDGDRVPLVPVLCGLLAPVALVLAGYLILGTATSGAAQFVAAMVLAAFSAMAVVLLLVMPLRRVAFDPAEARVRRLRRR; encoded by the coding sequence ATGGCAGTGATCATTTCCGAGGTACGCCCCGCCACTCCGCCGGCCGGGCGCCACGCGCTCGTGACCCGGGCCGTGTCCCGCACCGCCGTGCTCGCGGCGAGCGCGGCCGGGTTCGCCTTCGCCTTCGTCGCGGCCTACTTGCTCTTCGTCCGCACCGAGGCCGGCCGCGGCGTCGAGAACGGCGTCGTCCGCAGTGCCCAGACCGCGGGGACGACGGTGGAGTGGGCGAACCCGCTGCGCGACACCGACCTGGTGGTCGTGCTCGGCGGCGTCGCGGTGCTGCTGGTGGTGATCGCCCTGGCGCGGCGGCGGTTCGCACTGGGCGTGACGGCCCTGCTGATGCTCGCCGCGCCGCTGGTGGTGGCGCAGCTGCTCAAGCTGTACGTCCTGGACCGCCCGAGCACGGGCGAGAGGTTCGGCGTCGCGAGCCACAACAGCTTCCCCAGCGGGCACGTCAGCGCGGCGATGGCCGTGCTGGTGGCGCTCGCGATCGTCCTGCCGCGCCGCTTCCGCCCGCAGGCCCTGGTGGCCGGCGGGGTCGGCGTCGCCTGGGTCTCGGCCGCGGCCGTGGCGCTGGGCTGGCACCGGTTGAGCGACACCGTCGGCGGCTGTCTCCTGGTCGCCGCGGTCACCTGCGCCGGGGCGGCGGTGGTGTCCGCCCGCCGCCCCGACGGTGACCGGGTGCCGCTCGTGCCGGTGCTCTGCGGCTTGCTGGCACCGGTCGCGCTGGTACTGGCGGGGTACCTGATCCTCGGGACGGCGACCTCCGGCGCCGCCCAGTTCGTCGCCGCGATGGTGCTCGCCGCGTTCTCGGCGATGGCGGTGGTCCTGCTGCTCGTGATGCCGCTGAGGCGGGTGGCGTTCGACCCGGCGGAGGCCCGGGTCCGGCGGCTTCGGCGCCGCTGA
- a CDS encoding mycothiol transferase, which produces MNVADLLVDGFGRVREHVHAAVEGLTAEQLRTRLDDEANSIAWLVWHLTRVQDDHVAGVAGTEQVWTGQDWLSRFGLPFPAGDTGYGHRPADVEAVRVDRPDLLTGYYDAVHEQTLRFVEGLDGQALDRIVDEAWDPPVSLGVRLISVLDDDIQHAGQAMFVRGVLERR; this is translated from the coding sequence ATGAACGTGGCCGATCTGCTCGTCGACGGGTTCGGCCGGGTCCGGGAGCACGTGCACGCGGCGGTGGAAGGGCTCACCGCCGAGCAGCTCCGGACCCGGCTGGACGACGAGGCCAACTCGATCGCCTGGCTGGTGTGGCACCTCACCCGGGTGCAGGACGACCACGTCGCCGGCGTGGCCGGGACCGAGCAGGTGTGGACCGGTCAGGACTGGCTTTCGCGGTTCGGCCTCCCGTTCCCGGCGGGCGACACCGGCTACGGGCACCGCCCGGCCGACGTCGAAGCGGTCCGGGTCGACCGGCCGGACCTGCTCACCGGGTACTACGACGCCGTTCACGAGCAGACCCTCCGGTTCGTCGAGGGGCTCGACGGGCAGGCGCTCGACCGGATCGTCGACGAGGCCTGGGACCCGCCGGTGTCCCTCGGCGTGCGGCTGATCAGCGTCCTCGACGACGACATCCAGCACGCCGGGCAGGCGATGTTCGTCCGCGGCGTGCTGGAACGCCGCTAG
- a CDS encoding alpha/beta fold hydrolase, which translates to MPIFSAPDGTALAFRLSGSGGEPLVCLPGGPMRAGAYLGDLGGLGDRRRLAVLDLRGTGDSEAPGDPSTYRCDRQVEDVEALRKHLGLERFDLLGHSAGASLAVLYAVRYPGRLRRLALVAPSPRAVGLQLPVADRRRIMARRAGAPWFDAAAAAYEAIAARTATRADWAAMAPMYYGRWDDAARRHQAAEPGQRNGAAARVYNADGAFEPGRTRAALGAVEAPVLVLAGELDWIASPAVAVEFAALFPDARVVALSGAAHYPWLDDAAAFVSAVAGFLT; encoded by the coding sequence ATGCCGATCTTCTCCGCGCCGGATGGGACCGCGCTCGCCTTTCGCCTTTCCGGCTCCGGCGGTGAGCCTCTTGTCTGCCTGCCCGGCGGGCCCATGCGGGCCGGGGCCTACCTGGGGGATCTCGGCGGGCTCGGCGACCGGCGGCGGCTCGCCGTGCTGGATTTGCGGGGGACGGGGGACTCCGAGGCGCCCGGTGATCCCTCGACCTATCGGTGCGATCGGCAGGTCGAGGACGTCGAAGCACTGCGCAAGCACCTCGGCCTCGAGCGGTTCGACCTGCTGGGGCACTCGGCCGGAGCGAGCCTCGCCGTCCTCTACGCCGTCCGGTATCCCGGGCGGCTGCGCCGGCTCGCGCTCGTCGCGCCCAGTCCGCGGGCGGTCGGCTTGCAGCTGCCCGTCGCCGACCGGCGGCGGATCATGGCCCGGCGTGCCGGCGCCCCCTGGTTCGACGCGGCCGCCGCGGCCTACGAGGCGATCGCCGCCCGGACGGCGACCCGCGCCGACTGGGCCGCCATGGCGCCGATGTACTACGGCCGCTGGGACGACGCCGCCCGGCGGCACCAGGCCGCCGAGCCCGGTCAGCGCAACGGCGCCGCCGCGCGCGTCTACAACGCCGACGGTGCTTTCGAACCCGGGCGCACCCGGGCCGCGCTCGGTGCCGTCGAGGCTCCCGTGCTGGTGCTGGCGGGTGAGCTGGACTGGATCGCCAGCCCGGCGGTCGCCGTCGAGTTCGCCGCGCTGTTCCCGGATGCGCGGGTCGTCGCCCTGTCCGGCGCCGCGCACTATCCCTGGCTGGACGACGCGGCCGCGTTCGTGTCAGCCGTGGCGGGCTTCCTGACCTGA
- a CDS encoding pirin family protein: MSNTEAAPAELACGDRATTADPEHPALEILTPREVPLGGPRAMRVRRTLPQRSRSLIGAWCFADHYGPTDATGAMDVAPHPHTGLQTVSWLFAGEIEHRDSLGTHAVIRPGELNLMTGGHGICHSEVSTGATKTLHGVQLWVALPERHRHTARAFDHYVPSVNRIEGAEIRVFLGSLAGRTSPIPTFTPLLGAEIVLGPDAHMSLGVDPRFEHGILADTGDVVVAGTRVRAGELGYIGIGVRSLTLSNRGTAPARFLLLGGTPFDEEILMWWNFVGRTHEEIVAFREAWQAESDQFGSVTGCTGTPQRLPAPELPAVRIKPRRNPASGQEARHG; encoded by the coding sequence ATGAGCAACACCGAGGCCGCCCCCGCCGAGCTCGCTTGTGGCGACCGGGCCACGACCGCCGACCCCGAGCACCCGGCCCTCGAGATCCTCACCCCGCGTGAGGTGCCCCTGGGCGGCCCGCGAGCGATGCGCGTCCGGCGGACGCTCCCCCAGCGGTCGCGGTCGCTGATCGGCGCCTGGTGCTTCGCCGACCACTACGGCCCGACCGACGCGACCGGCGCGATGGACGTCGCCCCGCACCCGCACACCGGCCTGCAGACGGTGAGCTGGCTGTTCGCCGGCGAGATCGAGCACCGCGACAGCCTGGGCACGCACGCCGTGATCCGCCCCGGCGAGCTGAACCTGATGACCGGCGGGCACGGCATCTGCCACTCGGAGGTCTCGACCGGCGCCACGAAGACGCTGCACGGCGTCCAGCTCTGGGTGGCGCTGCCCGAGCGGCACCGGCACACGGCGCGCGCCTTCGACCACTACGTGCCCTCGGTGAACCGGATCGAGGGCGCCGAGATCCGGGTGTTCCTCGGATCGCTGGCCGGGCGCACCTCCCCGATCCCGACGTTCACCCCGCTCCTGGGCGCGGAGATCGTGCTGGGCCCGGACGCCCACATGTCGCTCGGCGTCGACCCCCGCTTCGAGCACGGCATCCTGGCCGACACCGGCGACGTCGTCGTCGCGGGCACCCGCGTCCGCGCGGGCGAGCTGGGCTACATCGGCATCGGCGTGCGCTCCCTGACGCTGAGCAACCGGGGCACGGCGCCGGCCCGGTTCCTCCTGCTGGGCGGGACCCCGTTCGACGAAGAGATCCTGATGTGGTGGAACTTCGTCGGCCGGACCCACGAGGAGATCGTCGCCTTCCGCGAGGCCTGGCAGGCGGAGTCCGACCAGTTCGGCAGCGTCACCGGCTGTACGGGCACCCCGCAGCGGCTGCCGGCTCCGGAGCTGCCGGCGGTCCGCATCAAACCGCGCCGGAACCCGGCTTCAGGTCAGGAAGCCCGCCACGGCTGA
- a CDS encoding sensor histidine kinase, translating into MILGATAAAGASYVSARNAILKGIQDQTMVKLRDQIVAYLPTVSLPPSQATLDAFATALKPSGALVVYHDLHSSSSMSPDEVPAELRRTVASSTNIQFQRVDAHGFPQFYVGLQVQTGSGATSGLEVYATTSLVQQQAAIDELARQAWLVSALALPFAVGVALLAARQVLRPVRALNTAADQLGRGRLDVRLRVKGSDELAQLVTTFNHTAAELERTVGTLRAMEADARRFVADVSHELRTPLAAMNAVTDVLDEDAGQLPADTAVAARLVSAETKRLTRLVQDLIEISRFDAGRAELRREELDVAAAVTDSLAARGWEPGSDVVTDLPSGITAALDRRRVDIVVANLVGNALRHGAPPVEVVLRAEGGDVVLTVTDHGPGIPGEVLPRIFDRFAKADTARARSEGSGLGLSIARENARLHGGDITAADTGTGARFELRLPRAARFVEAR; encoded by the coding sequence ATGATCCTCGGCGCCACCGCCGCGGCCGGCGCGAGCTACGTCTCCGCGCGCAACGCGATCCTCAAGGGCATCCAGGACCAGACGATGGTGAAGCTGCGCGACCAGATCGTCGCGTACCTGCCGACCGTGTCGCTGCCGCCGTCCCAGGCCACGCTCGACGCGTTCGCGACCGCGCTCAAGCCCAGCGGCGCGCTGGTCGTCTACCACGACCTGCACTCGTCTTCGAGCATGTCGCCGGACGAGGTGCCCGCCGAACTGCGCCGGACCGTGGCGAGCAGCACGAACATCCAGTTCCAGCGGGTCGACGCCCACGGGTTCCCGCAGTTCTACGTCGGGCTCCAGGTGCAGACCGGGTCGGGCGCGACGAGCGGTCTCGAGGTCTACGCGACGACCTCGCTGGTCCAGCAGCAGGCCGCGATCGACGAACTGGCCCGCCAGGCCTGGCTCGTCTCCGCGCTCGCGCTGCCGTTCGCGGTGGGCGTGGCCCTGCTGGCCGCGCGGCAGGTGCTGCGGCCGGTCCGCGCGCTGAACACCGCGGCCGACCAGCTCGGCCGGGGACGGCTCGACGTGCGGCTGCGCGTCAAGGGCTCCGACGAGCTCGCGCAGCTGGTCACGACGTTCAACCACACCGCGGCGGAGCTGGAGCGCACGGTCGGCACACTGCGCGCGATGGAAGCCGACGCGCGGCGGTTCGTCGCCGACGTCTCGCACGAGCTGCGGACGCCGCTCGCGGCGATGAACGCCGTGACCGACGTCCTCGACGAGGACGCCGGCCAGCTGCCGGCGGACACCGCGGTCGCCGCGCGGCTGGTGTCGGCGGAGACGAAGCGGCTGACCCGGCTGGTGCAGGACCTGATCGAGATCTCCCGGTTCGACGCCGGCCGGGCCGAGCTGCGCCGGGAGGAGCTGGACGTCGCCGCCGCCGTCACCGACAGCCTCGCCGCGCGCGGCTGGGAACCCGGTTCCGACGTGGTCACCGACCTCCCGTCCGGGATCACGGCCGCCCTCGACCGGCGGCGGGTGGACATCGTCGTGGCGAACCTCGTCGGCAACGCGCTGCGGCACGGCGCGCCTCCGGTCGAGGTGGTGCTGCGGGCGGAGGGCGGCGACGTCGTGCTGACCGTCACCGACCACGGTCCGGGCATCCCCGGCGAGGTGCTGCCCCGGATCTTCGACCGTTTCGCGAAGGCGGACACGGCCCGGGCGCGGTCCGAGGGCAGCGGGCTCGGCCTGTCCATCGCGCGCGAGAACGCGCGGCTGCACGGCGGCGACATCACCGCGGCCGACACCGGCACGGGCGCGCGCTTCGAGCTGCGCCTGCCCCGGGCGGCCCGGTTCGTGGAGGCGCGGTGA
- a CDS encoding GntR family transcriptional regulator: MVSYMISASAGRPITKSQLAYETIKARILDGRYGPGYRLVLDQIGRELEVSAVPVREALRRLEAEELIQFERNVGARVVAIDPTQYRHAMQTVAIVEGAATGLAAPLLTPEALARARALNERMRRSLAEFDPLAFTALNAEFHEVLFSACPNPNLVDLVQRCWTRLAAVRDSTFASVPGRAPKSVEEHERLLALIDGGGDPAEVERLAREHRLATLEAYLARGR; the protein is encoded by the coding sequence ATGGTTTCCTACATGATCAGCGCGTCCGCGGGAAGACCGATCACGAAGTCCCAGCTGGCCTACGAGACGATCAAGGCGAGGATCCTCGACGGCCGCTACGGGCCCGGCTACCGGCTGGTCCTCGACCAGATCGGCCGCGAGCTCGAGGTCAGCGCGGTGCCGGTCCGCGAGGCCCTGCGCCGGCTCGAGGCCGAGGAGCTGATCCAGTTCGAGCGGAACGTCGGCGCCCGGGTGGTGGCCATCGACCCCACGCAGTACCGGCACGCGATGCAGACGGTGGCGATCGTCGAAGGCGCGGCCACCGGGCTCGCCGCGCCGCTGCTCACACCGGAGGCCCTGGCCCGCGCCCGTGCGCTGAACGAGCGGATGCGCCGGAGCCTGGCCGAGTTCGACCCGCTCGCGTTCACGGCGCTGAACGCGGAGTTCCACGAGGTGCTGTTCAGCGCCTGCCCGAACCCGAACCTGGTCGACCTGGTGCAGCGCTGCTGGACCCGGCTCGCCGCGGTCCGCGACAGCACGTTCGCGTCCGTGCCGGGCCGGGCACCGAAGTCGGTCGAGGAGCACGAGCGGCTGCTCGCGCTGATCGACGGTGGAGGCGATCCGGCGGAGGTCGAGCGGTTGGCGCGGGAGCATCGGCTGGCGACTCTGGAGGCTTATCTCGCGCGGGGGCGGTGA
- the soxR gene encoding redox-sensitive transcriptional activator SoxR: MVNATARTLPDLTVGELSRRSGVPASALRFYEDEGLIRSRRTAGNQRRYCRDALRRVTFIRMSQRVGMPLSAIREVLALLPDDRTPTRADWARISQCWRHDLNARIRQMEQLRDQLTDCIGCGCMSLAKCRLANPGDRLGTDGPGPQRLADHRGDGYED, translated from the coding sequence ATGGTGAACGCCACAGCCAGGACGCTGCCCGACCTCACCGTCGGCGAACTCTCCCGGCGCAGCGGGGTCCCCGCGTCGGCCCTGCGGTTCTACGAGGACGAAGGCCTCATCCGCAGCCGCCGCACCGCCGGGAACCAGCGCCGCTACTGCCGGGACGCGCTGCGGCGGGTGACCTTCATCCGGATGTCCCAGCGGGTCGGCATGCCGCTGTCGGCGATCCGGGAGGTGCTCGCCCTGCTGCCCGACGACCGCACGCCGACCCGGGCCGACTGGGCGCGGATCTCCCAGTGCTGGCGCCACGACCTGAACGCGCGGATCCGCCAGATGGAACAGCTGCGCGACCAGCTCACCGACTGCATCGGCTGCGGCTGCATGTCCCTGGCCAAGTGCAGGCTCGCCAACCCGGGCGACCGGCTCGGCACCGACGGGCCCGGCCCGCAGCGCCTGGCCGACCACCGCGGGGACGGGTACGAAGACTAG
- a CDS encoding response regulator transcription factor has product MAEVLVVEDDAAVREGLQLALRRQGHVVHTAESGELGIEVLVHQHPDIVVLDLMLPGMDGFETCRRMRASGPIPIIMLTARSDDFDVVAGLEAGADDYVAKPVEPRVLDARIRAVLRRAVAERPDEPPQPAERHGDLVIDRAALEVTKRGAPVSLTPTELKLLLELSRTPGQVFSRQQILSAVWDHDYLGDSRLVDACVQRLRAKIEDVPAKPAHVQTVRGFGYRFGRS; this is encoded by the coding sequence GTGGCCGAGGTACTGGTGGTAGAGGACGACGCGGCGGTACGGGAAGGCCTGCAACTGGCCCTGCGCCGGCAGGGACACGTGGTGCACACCGCGGAGTCGGGCGAGCTCGGCATCGAGGTGCTCGTGCACCAGCACCCCGACATCGTCGTGCTCGACCTCATGCTGCCCGGCATGGACGGCTTCGAGACGTGCCGGCGGATGCGCGCGTCGGGACCGATCCCGATCATCATGCTCACCGCGCGCAGCGACGACTTCGACGTCGTGGCCGGGCTCGAAGCGGGCGCGGACGACTACGTCGCCAAGCCGGTCGAACCCCGCGTGCTGGACGCGCGGATCCGGGCCGTGCTGCGCCGCGCCGTCGCGGAGCGGCCGGACGAGCCGCCGCAGCCCGCGGAACGCCACGGCGACCTCGTGATCGACCGGGCCGCGCTCGAGGTGACCAAGCGCGGCGCCCCGGTGTCGCTGACCCCGACCGAGCTGAAGCTGCTGCTGGAGCTCTCGCGCACGCCCGGCCAGGTGTTCAGCCGCCAGCAGATCCTCTCGGCCGTCTGGGACCACGACTACCTCGGCGACTCGCGGCTCGTCGACGCGTGCGTGCAGCGGCTGCGCGCGAAGATCGAAGACGTGCCGGCGAAACCGGCGCACGTGCAGACGGTCCGCGGGTTCGGCTACCGGTTCGGCCGGTCGTGA
- a CDS encoding pyridoxal phosphate-dependent decarboxylase family protein: MHPRLAEDLNSLPDLLDAARKLAGEALAGLDERPAAVPPVGVARAPLPLAGAGARGALEEFSHRWEAGFAGSAGPRYLGFVTGGATPASLAGDWLTAAYDQNPASGMDSSAQDLERETVGWLAELFGLGAEFSGAFVTGATMSTVTGLAIAREWLGERAGISVSEDGAAALGPVTVLSGSPHSSILKALSFLGMGRSALRKVPVLPGREAVDVAKLAEALESLDGPAIVVANAGTVNTVDFDDLRAIAALKQRYDFWLHVDAAFGGFAALAPEHAALTAGLDQADSVVVDLHKWLNVPYDSAVQFTRRRDLQLRVFSNNAAYLGEIGETPDFLHLTPENSRRLRALPAWFSLVAYGRDGHREIVERCVSLARDLGARLDGSPHWRLLAPVRLNVVCFAPAEDVTQDRIDALVRAIAEDGTTFLTSTVYGGRPALRAAFSNWRTTPADVDRVFAALERVTAG, encoded by the coding sequence GTGCATCCGAGGCTTGCCGAAGACCTGAACTCCCTGCCCGACCTGTTGGACGCTGCGCGGAAACTCGCCGGGGAAGCGCTTGCGGGGCTGGATGAGCGGCCCGCCGCCGTCCCGCCCGTCGGCGTGGCCCGCGCGCCGCTGCCGCTCGCAGGGGCCGGGGCCCGGGGTGCGCTGGAGGAGTTCTCGCACCGCTGGGAAGCCGGTTTCGCGGGCAGCGCCGGGCCTCGCTACCTCGGGTTCGTCACCGGGGGCGCGACCCCGGCGTCGCTGGCCGGCGACTGGCTCACCGCCGCCTACGACCAGAACCCCGCCAGCGGCATGGACTCCTCGGCCCAGGACCTGGAGCGCGAGACGGTCGGCTGGCTGGCCGAGCTGTTCGGGCTCGGCGCGGAGTTCTCCGGCGCGTTCGTCACCGGCGCCACGATGTCCACCGTCACCGGTCTCGCCATCGCCCGCGAATGGCTCGGCGAGCGCGCCGGGATCTCGGTGTCCGAAGACGGCGCCGCCGCGCTCGGCCCGGTCACCGTGCTGTCCGGCTCGCCGCATTCGAGCATCCTGAAGGCGTTGTCGTTCCTCGGGATGGGCCGGTCGGCGCTGCGGAAGGTGCCGGTGCTGCCGGGCCGCGAAGCCGTCGACGTCGCCAAACTGGCCGAGGCGCTCGAATCGCTCGACGGGCCGGCCATCGTCGTCGCGAACGCGGGCACCGTGAACACCGTCGACTTCGACGACCTGCGCGCGATCGCCGCGCTCAAGCAGCGGTACGACTTCTGGCTGCACGTCGACGCCGCGTTCGGCGGGTTCGCCGCGCTCGCGCCGGAGCACGCGGCGCTGACCGCGGGCCTCGACCAGGCCGATTCCGTGGTCGTCGACCTGCACAAGTGGCTCAACGTGCCCTACGACTCCGCCGTCCAGTTCACCCGCCGCCGCGACCTGCAGCTGCGCGTCTTCAGCAACAACGCCGCCTACCTGGGCGAGATCGGCGAGACCCCGGACTTCCTGCACCTCACGCCGGAGAACTCCCGGCGGCTGCGCGCCCTCCCGGCCTGGTTCTCGCTCGTCGCCTACGGCCGGGACGGGCACCGCGAGATCGTCGAGCGCTGCGTGTCGCTCGCCCGGGACCTCGGCGCACGTCTCGACGGCTCGCCCCACTGGCGGCTGCTCGCGCCGGTGCGGCTCAACGTCGTGTGCTTCGCCCCGGCCGAGGACGTCACGCAGGACCGGATCGACGCTCTCGTCCGCGCCATCGCCGAGGACGGGACCACCTTCCTCACGTCGACCGTGTACGGCGGCCGCCCCGCGTTGCGGGCCGCCTTCAGCAACTGGCGGACGACCCCGGCCGACGTCGACCGCGTCTTCGCCGCGCTCGAGCGCGTGACCGCCGGCTAG
- a CDS encoding NADPH-dependent FMN reductase yields the protein MSEAPVRVAVIVGSVREGRFGPVVAGWLACVAREHGGFEVDVVDLAEPDLPMVLPAFGATPSATVVAAVGKVTPRLEAADAFVVVTPEYNHSYPASLKNAIDWHRTEWTAKPVAFVSYGGTSGGLRAVEHLRAVFAELHAVTIRDTVSFHGAHARFGSDGAPTDDAAAVAAKTMLDQLSWWARSLAEARTVRPYPGA from the coding sequence GTGTCCGAAGCTCCCGTGCGGGTCGCGGTGATCGTGGGAAGTGTCCGGGAAGGACGGTTCGGCCCGGTGGTGGCCGGCTGGCTGGCCTGCGTGGCGCGCGAGCACGGCGGGTTCGAGGTCGACGTCGTCGACCTCGCCGAGCCCGACCTGCCGATGGTGCTGCCGGCGTTCGGCGCCACCCCATCGGCGACGGTCGTCGCGGCGGTCGGGAAGGTGACCCCGCGGCTCGAGGCGGCGGACGCGTTCGTCGTGGTCACCCCGGAGTACAACCACAGTTATCCGGCCTCGCTGAAGAACGCGATCGACTGGCACCGCACGGAGTGGACGGCCAAGCCGGTCGCGTTCGTCTCGTACGGCGGGACTTCGGGCGGCCTGCGCGCGGTCGAGCACCTGAGGGCGGTCTTCGCCGAGCTCCACGCGGTGACGATCCGCGACACGGTCAGCTTCCACGGCGCCCACGCGCGTTTCGGCTCGGACGGAGCACCGACGGACGACGCCGCGGCGGTGGCGGCGAAGACGATGCTCGACCAGCTGAGCTGGTGGGCTCGGTCGCTGGCGGAGGCCAGGACGGTCCGGCCGTACCCCGGCGCCTGA
- a CDS encoding thiamine pyrophosphate-dependent enzyme translates to MILPTDDAQEAAPMPIPPPAPTAADLIVDGLRAHGVDTVFGLPGVQTYDLFDSLARAGDHIRVIGARHEQTVAYMAFGYAQATGRTGVYTVVPGPGVLNASAAMLSAHGASAPVLCLTSEIPRAYLGRGLGHLHEMPDQLATLRTITKWSALVEHPVEVPDALATAFREAAGGRPRPVSLAVPWDVLGLRAPAEAAGPLPLPRPAVDPAALTEAVELLAGAKNPMIMVGGGARHAAAEVRALAERLQAPVVPFRGGRGIVGDDHPLGFTCVSGFERWAETDVVIGIGSRMELSWFRWPEKPAGLKTILLDIDPRQTTRLDADVAIVADAADATAALAEAAGPQRTDRTAEFTALKATVAARFADVGPELEYLKAIRDVLPRDGFFVEEICQVGFASYFGFEVYSPRTFVTCGHQGTLGFGYPTALGVQAAFPGRPVVSVAGDGGFMFAAQELATAVQHGLNVVAVVFDNGSFGNVHLDQERLFEGRALGGRLRNPDFARLAETFGALGLTARTPDDLRGALDKAFAAGRPALVHVPCELGAGASPWKYLMPNSDRS, encoded by the coding sequence ATGATCCTGCCGACGGACGATGCCCAGGAGGCCGCGCCGATGCCGATTCCCCCGCCCGCACCCACCGCGGCCGACCTGATCGTCGACGGGCTGCGGGCCCACGGCGTCGACACCGTCTTCGGGCTGCCCGGCGTGCAGACCTACGACCTGTTCGACAGCCTGGCGCGCGCGGGCGACCACATCCGGGTGATCGGTGCCCGGCACGAGCAGACGGTGGCCTACATGGCGTTCGGGTACGCCCAGGCGACCGGCCGCACCGGCGTCTACACCGTGGTGCCCGGCCCCGGTGTGCTCAACGCTTCGGCCGCGATGCTCTCGGCGCACGGGGCCAGCGCGCCGGTGCTGTGCCTGACGAGCGAGATCCCGCGCGCGTACCTCGGCCGCGGGCTCGGGCACCTGCACGAGATGCCCGACCAGCTGGCCACCCTGCGGACGATCACCAAGTGGTCGGCGCTGGTCGAGCACCCGGTCGAGGTCCCGGACGCGCTCGCGACCGCCTTCCGCGAGGCCGCGGGCGGGCGGCCGAGGCCGGTTTCCCTGGCGGTGCCCTGGGACGTGCTGGGGCTGCGCGCTCCCGCCGAAGCGGCCGGCCCGCTGCCACTGCCCCGCCCGGCCGTCGACCCGGCGGCCCTCACCGAGGCGGTGGAACTGCTGGCGGGCGCGAAGAACCCGATGATCATGGTGGGCGGCGGCGCCCGGCACGCGGCCGCGGAGGTCCGGGCGCTGGCCGAACGGCTGCAGGCGCCGGTGGTGCCGTTCCGCGGCGGGCGCGGCATCGTCGGCGACGACCACCCGCTGGGCTTCACCTGCGTCTCCGGCTTCGAGCGGTGGGCGGAGACCGACGTGGTGATCGGCATCGGGTCGCGGATGGAACTGTCCTGGTTCCGCTGGCCGGAGAAGCCCGCCGGCCTCAAGACGATCCTGCTCGACATCGACCCACGGCAGACGACCCGGCTGGACGCGGACGTCGCGATCGTCGCCGACGCCGCCGACGCCACGGCCGCGCTGGCCGAGGCCGCCGGTCCACAACGGACGGACCGGACCGCGGAGTTCACCGCGCTGAAGGCGACCGTGGCCGCGCGGTTCGCCGACGTCGGGCCCGAACTGGAGTACCTGAAGGCGATCCGGGACGTACTGCCCCGCGACGGCTTCTTCGTCGAAGAGATCTGCCAGGTCGGCTTCGCGTCCTACTTCGGGTTCGAGGTCTACTCGCCGCGCACCTTCGTCACCTGCGGCCACCAGGGCACGCTCGGCTTCGGCTACCCGACGGCCCTCGGCGTGCAGGCGGCCTTCCCCGGCCGCCCGGTGGTGTCGGTGGCCGGGGACGGCGGTTTCATGTTCGCCGCGCAGGAGCTGGCCACGGCCGTCCAACACGGACTGAACGTGGTGGCGGTCGTGTTCGACAACGGCTCCTTCGGCAACGTCCACCTCGACCAGGAGCGTCTGTTCGAGGGCCGCGCGCTGGGCGGCCGGCTGCGCAACCCGGACTTCGCCCGGCTCGCCGAGACGTTCGGTGCGCTCGGCCTGACCGCGCGCACCCCGGACGACCTGCGGGGTGCGCTGGACAAGGCGTTCGCCGCGGGGCGGCCGGCGCTGGTGCACGTGCCGTGCGAACTGGGTGCCGGGGCCTCGCCGTGGAAGTACCTGATGCCGAACTCGGACCGCAGCTAG